One region of Glycine max cultivar Williams 82 chromosome 9, Glycine_max_v4.0, whole genome shotgun sequence genomic DNA includes:
- the LOC100795068 gene encoding heavy metal-associated isoprenylated plant protein 22, with protein MGVLDYISEFFSVSPATGKKRKAMQTVEIKVKMDCDGCERRVRNSVVHMKGVKQVEVNRKQSKVTVTGYVDRNRVLKKVQSTGKRADFWPYIPYNLVAYPYVAQAYDKKAPSGYVKNAAQALPASNSLDEKLTSLFSDENPNACSIM; from the exons ATGGGAGTTCTTGATTATATTTCAGAATTTTTCTCAGTGTCACCTGCCACTGGAAAGAAACGCAAAGCAATGCAG ACAGTGGAAATCAAAGTGAAAATGGACTGTGATGGCTGTGAAAGAAGAGTTAGAAATTCCGTTGTCCACATGAAAG GTGTGAAGCAAGTAGAGGTGAACAGAAAGCAAAGCAAGGTAACTGTTACAGGTTATGTGGACCGAAACAGGGTCCTAAAGAAAGTGCAGAGCACAGGAAAAAGAGCAGATTTTTGGCCATATATTCCTTACAACTTGGTGGCTTATCCTTATGTGGCACAGGCTTATGACAAAAAGGCACCATCAGGGTATGTGAAAAACGCTGCACAAGCACTACCTGCCTCTAACTCACTCGATGAGAAACTCACCTCTCTCTTCAGTGATGAAAACCCCAATGCATGTTCAATCATGTAA